A stretch of Tenrec ecaudatus isolate mTenEca1 chromosome 2, mTenEca1.hap1, whole genome shotgun sequence DNA encodes these proteins:
- the HNRNPA0 gene encoding heterogeneous nuclear ribonucleoprotein A0 encodes MENSQLCKLFIGGLNVQTSESGLRGHFEAFGTLTDCVVVVNPQTKRSRCFGFVTYSNVEEADAAMAASPHAVDGNTVELKRAVSREDSARPGAHAKVKKLFVGGLKGDVAEGDLIEHFSQFGTVEKAEIIADKQSGKKRGFGFVYFQNHDAADKAAVVKFHPIQGHRVEVKKAVPKEDIHSGGGGGARSSRGGRGGRGRGGGRDQNGLSKGGGGGYNSYGGYGGGGGGYNAYGGGGGGSSYGGSDYGNGFGGFGSYSQHQSSYGPMKSGGGGGGGGSSWGGRSNSGPYRGGYGGGGGYGGSSF; translated from the coding sequence ATGGAGAATTCTCAGCTGTGCAAGCTGTTCATCGGCGGGCTCAACGTGCAGACGAGTGAGTCGGGCCTGCGCGGCCACTTTGAGGCCTTCGGGACTCTGACGGACTGCGTGGTGGTGGTGAACCCCCAGACCAAGCGCTCCCGCTGCTTCGGCTTCGTGACCTACTCCAATGTGGAGGAGGCCGACGCCGCCATGGCCGCCTCGCCGCACGCCGTGGACGGCAACACGGTGGAGCTGAAGCGGGCGGTGTCCCGGGAGGATTCGGCGCGGCCCGGCGCCCACGCCAAGGTTAAGAAGCTCTTTGTCGGAGGCCTGAAGGGAGACGTGGCCGAGGGCGACCTGATCGAGCACTTCTCGCAGTTCGGCACCGTGGAGAAGGCCGAGATCATCGCCGACAAGCAGTCGGGCAAGAAGCGCGGCTTCGGCTTCGTGTATTTCCAGAACCACGACGCGGCCGACAAGGCCGCGGTGGTCAAGTTCCACCCGATCCAGGGCCACCGCGTGGAGGTGAAGAAGGCCGTCCCCAAGGAGGATATCCactcgggcggcggcggcggcgcgcggTCCTCGCGGGGCGGCCGGGGCGGCCGGGGTCGCGGCGGCGGCCGAGACCAGAACGGCCTCTCcaagggcggcggcggcggttacAACAGCTACGGGGGctacggcggcggcggcggcggctacaACGCCtacgggggcggcggcggcggctcttcGTACGGCGGCAGCGACTACGGTAACGGTTTCGGCGGCTTCGGCAGCTACAGCCAGCACCAGTCGTCGTACGGGCCCATGaagagcggcggcggcggcgggggaggCGGCAGCAGCTGGGGCGGCCGCAGTAACAGTGGACCTTACAGAGGCGGCtatggcggcgggggcggctatGGCGGCAGTTCCTTCtaa